The nucleotide window TTTATTCAGCTATTTATCCTATATATCAATAATTTAATACAAACACCCGAATCTGGCATACCATTTGCCTGTTACCAAAGAATATCCGGCAACAGACACGACAGGAAAATATGCTCCGGTCTTTTTGTAAAAAAGTTATGGGGTAATCAATCAAAGGAGGAAAGAGATGAGTAAAAAATTTGTAAATTTATTTATGGTCTTTTTTATAATGATGCTGTTTTCAATATTTATGCATGCATGCACAAAAAATATTGTAACGGAAGATAAATTAATTGAACCAAATATTGAAGAACTTAGCAGCACAGATGATACATCCGTTTCGGCAGAAGATGAAGATATTCGCCTTAATGCTGAGCAGGAACAAGTAAAAAGAGAAGCACGATTAAAAGAAGATGCCTTAAAGGCACAAAAAGAAAAAGAAGAAGCTGATAAAATAGAAGCAATGCACAGAAAGGAATTCGAGAAAGAAGATGTTTATTTCAATTATGATAGTGCGGTTCTTGATGAATCCGCACAAAATATTCTTAAAAATAAAGCTGTTTATCTTGAAAAAAATTCCGGGATTAGTGTAAATATAGAGGGGTATTGTGATGAACGTGGAACTAATGAGTATAATCTTGTATTAGGCGAAAAGCGTGCCCAAAGCGTAAAAAATTTCCTTATTAAATCAGGAATTCTTTTCTCACGTTTAAAAATAATCAGCTACGGCGAAGAAGCTCCGCTTGATTCCGGCCATAACGAAGCGTCCTGGGCAAAGAACAGAAGGGCCCATTTTAAAATAAACTATCAAACAAAAAATATTTATTCTCAAGTAAGATAAACACTTAATATGTCTAATTTGCAATACGGTCATAATCTGTTCTCGACTGGTCTGTGGTCTGTCTATAACTGTTATCCGGTGCCAAAAACCTATCGTATATATAATGCAGGCCGCATACCTCTAAACTTTTCCAACGATCGTATTGCATTTCGCATCGTGTTATAATCTGAACTGTTGTAAAATGGCGGATGGTTTTTTACAAAGTTTTACTGGTGCCTGCATAACGCAGACAGCAGTACATATAGAACTTCTTTTGCACAAGGAAGTAATTATAGTAAACTTCGCAAGCTATGTGTGCCAAAAAAGGCCAATCTCATTAGGAATACATTAAGTATTTCGAGGATAGCGCTAAAGGTAAGCGCTATGCTTCACTACGTGTCACTTCGTGCGAAATTTGAGTCTAACACAGAGATCGGCCAAAATGGGGCGTTTTGAAACTGGCTCATAAAAAATAATCAGGGTGAAGTTAAAAACCTTCACCCTGTAAACTTTACAAACACTTTATTTTAATTGCCGAGATAATTCTGGTGCAGTTAACTGCTTTCCTTTTTTTGCACCTCACCATCTTTTACTTCAACTATGTCGCCGACCTTTATATCCTTTATTGTTTCAATATTTTTAACATCGACTTTTACTTCTTTGCCGGTCTCATCCATAATAGTCAATGTATTTGCCTTAATATCAATTATGGACCCATTTATCTGTTGTGCCGAAAAGCCTATCCCGGCAGTCCCAAGGGTTAAAATCGAAACCACTAATAATACCATCAATTTTTTCGCCAGCATAAAATTTACCTCCTTTTTAAAATCATTGCTTAACATTAATGTATTCTACTCTCACCTTGCGAACTCATCGTGTTGTGCGCTTTTTATCCACCCCCCTTCATTGAGAAATACTGCTGTATCAGATTCGAATACAGCAGTTTCGGAGAAGAAATTATAGTAATGATAAACAATCTGTTCCGTTTGATGATAACAAGAATCGAAACATTGTTTTGGCAATCACTATAACTATGTTTGTGATAGTAGCAAACGACGTGCCAGGTTGAGCTACGAATACTAAAGGCTTGATATTTAAGGAGAAGTGTATGTGATAAACAGTCTAACCATTTTAAATGGAATTTCTTATGTATGAATTAACATGCATAAAAATGATACTGAATGTATGGAATTTTTTAAAAAAAGCAAATATATCTTAAGCTACTTTTTTTTAGTGGGGGTTTTAAATTGCTCAGGTTTGAGATAATGCTTCTTGATAAGATTGTAAAAATCGGCTCTGTATCTTCCCGACAGTTCTGCCGCCTTGCTCACATTGCCCTTAGTAAACTCAAGGAGGCGAACAAGATATCCCCTCTCAAATTCGTTTTTCGCCTCTTTGAGAGGTTTTAACGGTTCTACGGGCAAAGTCTTTGCGGGAAGAATAATCTGTTCACTTATGACACTATGCTGGCTTACTGCCACTGCGTACTCGATTGTGTTCTCCAGTTCCCGCACATTTCCGGGCCAGTCATGAAGCATAAGTTTTTGCATAGCCAAAGCGGATATGTCTTTTATATCCTTTTTCATCCTCCCGCTAACTTCCTTAAGGAAATGTTCAGTTAGAAGGGGTATGTCCTCTTTTCTTTTACGCAAGGGAGGAAGTTCGATAGGAACTACATGTATTCTATAGAAGAGATCTTCACGAAAGGAGCCGTTTTTAATCTCAGTCTCCAAGTCCTTGTTAGTAGCTACAATGACCCTGGCATCCACCTTTACCGGCCTTTCGCTGCCCAATGGATAAAACTTCTTTTCCTGAAGAACCCTGAGAAGTTTTGCTTGAATAGATAGAGCCATGTCTCCGATTTCATCGAGGAAAATGGTTCCTTGATGAGATTGGACAAATAATCCGGCATAGCTTTTTTTTGCATCAGTAAATGCCCCTTTTTCATAACCGAAAAGTTCGCTCTCCAAAAGGGTTTCAGGAATGGCTGCACAATTGATAGTAACAAATAGTTTATCTCTTCTATCGCTGGCAAGATGGATTGCTTTTGCAACCAACTCCTTGCCCGTACCGCTTTCTCCTGAGATGTGAATTGTGGAATCGGTTTTGGCAATACGTGATACCAGATCAAGAATTTTCAACATTTTGTCAGACCTTGTAATAATATTCTTGAAATCATATCTTTCTTTTAAAAGTCCCTCAAGCCATCTTACCTCTGAAACAAGCCTTTGGTTTTCTATCGCTTTTTCTATCTGCAATAAAAGCTCTCCCGGATGAAAGGGTTTATTAAGAAAGTTGAAAGCACCCTTTTTCGTGGCCTCCACAGCACTTTCGATACTTCCGTGAGCAGTAAGAATTATAATTGGCATATAGGGATTGATCGAATGCATTTCTTCCATCAAAGATATTCCATCACTGTGAACGAGCTTGAGGTCAACAATGGAAATGGCAAATGACATTTCTTTAACTTTGGCTAACGCGTCATCTTCGTTTTGAGCCGTAACTACTTCATAGCCTGCCAGCTCAAGCCTTATTCTGATAAGTTTTAAAAAGTTTGCATCATCATCCACTGCCAATATCTTTACAGAAGATTTGCCGGTCATTTCAAGAGTTCCTTCTTCTTTTCGTCAATCTCTATATCAATTTGTTTTGATTTGTTTATAACCTGATTCAATTCTTTAATTACCACGTTTAATCTCATATTTTCGCGGAGTATCTCAATCCATATTTTCGCCTCTCCGGCCAAGGGGCTTTGAGGATAAACCTTCACCAGTTTTTTGAAATAATCAAGGGCTTTATGATAATCCTTTTTGGGATATCCATAATGGGCATAGATAAGCCCTGTATTAAAAAGGCCCTCATCTCCGGGAGGATTACTTTTACACAATGATATGGCTTTCATATTTTCTTTCAAAGCTCCTTCATAATCTCCCTGATCAAGAAGCTTTTGTCCGGTAATTATGTACTCACCGGCATCTTTTCCTGCTTCTACTCTTTTGTTGACAGCACAGCCGACAAAAAAGATTAAGATCATGCAGGCAATAAAAAGATAAAAGTACTTCCTTGTCCTGTTTCGCTCTCTGCCCAAACCTTACCTCCATGAGCGTTTATAGTATGTTTAACAATAGCAAGCCCAAGCCCTGTTCCCTTAATTTCATTAAAACCCGTCATGGTGACCTGCTGAAACTTATCAAAAATCACATTTAAATCTTCTTTGGGTATGCCGGGTCCGGTATCCGCCACTGAAACACTTACCCCGCTTTCCGTTAGTTGAGTGGATATCGCTACATGGCCGCCTCCCGGTGTAAATTTAACAGCATTTCCGATCAAATTCCTAAGTACCTGAAGAATTCTTTCTTCATCTACTTTTAGATAAGGCAGGCCCTGCCGTATGTCCACTTTTATATTTACACTTTTGGTCATCGCCAAAGGAGCAATCCCTGAAACGACTTTATTAATAAGAGCATGTATATCGGATTTTTCAAGATTAAGTGTTATCATCCCCTCTTCCATTTTTTTCAAATCCAGCAAAGAATTGACCAGGTCGGTCAACCGGTTGCTCTCTTCTGCTATGATCGTAAGGACCTCTTTCCCTGTTTCTTTATTATCATCTCCTATACCTTCCATCAAAAGATTGGTCCCTTCCTTTATAGAGGCAAGAGGCGTACGCAGTTCGTGAGCCATCAACGAAAAGAAATCAGATTTCATTTTATCCATTTGCTTCAGCTTATTGCACATAAGATTAAAATCCTGCGCAAGCTCCCCTATCTCGGGCGGAGAAGATAAATCCAAACTCACATCAAAATCTCCTTTTGCAACTTGCCTCGTTTTTTTCCTCATAAAGTTAAGAGGTCTGGTGATGCTCCTGGTAATAAATATAGCAATTATGACTCCTGAAAAGATAAAACAGGCCCCGGCTACCATTGAAATTCTATTTGCCTTTTCCCCTGATTCTCTAAGATGTTTAATTTTTTCATAGGTATCCTGCTCTGAAAAAAGTTTTAGATTTTTCAGCTCCCCCAGGATCTTATCTACTACCTTTTCTTTTTTCTCTCTGAAGTCATCCTGAAGATAAGCTTGGGGAGTTTTAATAAATTCTACTTCCTCATTAAATATAGAGTGGTAGTGTTTATAGTAATCTTTTACCCTGGTTAATGTTTTTCTCTTACGTGGGGTATCTGCTATTGATATTGCCTCGTTAATGCGAATATTTATGTCTTTCTCTGCTATCATATACTGTTTATGGAGTTCTTTATCTCCTGTGATGATATATTTTTTTTCATAGCGTGTTTGTGCGAGAATGGATTCTGCAAGACCTTGTTCAATCTCCCTCATGCGATTGTCGATCAGCAAAATATCGCTTATTACTTTACGAAACAAAGAAAGTTGTGAAAAAGCATATGCACTCACTGCTACCACGGGAATGAATATGGCAAGATAACCAATAACTATACGGACAAGGATAGTTGATCTCATGTAAACAGGGAGGACCTTTTTTGATTTATTCTTCTTGATTGCTCTCTGTTAGCGAGAGAGATTTTGTCATAATATTTGCCAATCTTTTGATTGTCAACAAATTATATAAATACAAATTGTATAAATATGGCATTTTACTATAATTTATGCTTTGGTAATAAATCCAGCTTTTTCATCCTGTTTGTAAGGGTCATCCTGATAAAGATGATTCGGTTTTAAAACGCAAGTCACACTATGCCCTATCACAGCTTCGGTTTGCCCGAAAACTAACCTGATCCAAACAACCACGGCCGGAAGTTTATATTGACATATACAGCTTTTGAAGGTACCCGTTTTCCAGTATTCATTAAGATTATGTCAAATTTCATATTATAGATTTCAGGAGGAGATTCATGCTTAAACTCGGCGAAAAAGGTGCAATTATACAAAGAGATAATGAAACTTATGCTATTGCGGCACATACACCCTGCGGCATAGTAACACCGGAAATATTGCGAAAACTTGCTGATGTGGCTGAAAAATACAAAGTGCAGGCCATGAAAATTACCGGTGCAACGCGAATTGCTCTGGTAGGAATCCGGGAAGAAGATATTGACAATGTATGGACAGATCTGGGCTTAAAACCAGGTGCGGCTGTTGGGCTTTGCGTGCGAAGTGTTCGTACTTGCCCCGGAACAACTTTTTGCAAAGTTGGCCAGCAGGACTCATTAGGAATGGGTATGAAGCTTGATGAAATTTATCACGGGATGCAACTTCCCGGAAAATTCAAAATGGCCGTATCCGGATGTAATATCAATTGTGCCGAATCATGGGTTCGTGATGTTGGCCTTTTCGGAAAAGCTAAAGGCTGGACTCTTGTTATAGGTGGAAATGTTGGCGCAAAACCTAGAATTGCCCAGGAATTGTTGACTGAATTAAGTGATGATGAAGCCCTTTTGGCCATTGAGAAAGTAATCAAGTATTATTCGGAAAATGCCAAAAAAGGCGAACGTCTTGGAAAAATGATTGAACGGATAGGTTTTGAAGCGGTAAAAGACGCGCTGGTGTAAGCAAAAATAATACGGGAGATTTGAGCAGCCCATGTCCAGGCAGGCTAAAGCTGTTAAACAGCTGAGAGAGCTTTTAAACTCTGACAAATTTATCATTATGCCTTGCTGTTATGATGGCTTGAGTGCAAAATTGACAGGTCAAAGCGGTTTTGAAGTTACCTTTATGAGCGGTTTCGGTGTTTCGGCGGCTCGGCTGGGACTTCCTGATACCGGATTGATTTCATATGCAGAAATGGCTGATCAGGCACAAAATGTCTGCAATGCCACAGATATTCCTGTTATCTGTGATGGAGATACAGGATATGGCAATCCTGTTAATATCAAACGAACGGTGCACGGATATATCCGCGCAGGTGCTGCCGGAATCATGATTGAAGATCAGGTCAGTCCCAAACGATGCGGGCATACCAGGGGAAAAGCTGTGGTTGACCGCGATACGGCATTTAACAGGATCAAAGCCGCCACAGAGGCCAGAAACGAAGCAAGACAAAATAACGAAGATATTGTTCTTATGGCCCGAACGGATGCCCTGGCCACTTTAGGACTCGACGAAGCTCTTTTCCGTGCCGAAACTTTTATAAATCTGGGTGCAGATATCATCTTTGTTGAAGCTCCCCGTAATAAAAAAGAAATGAAAATAATCGCTAAACTGGGTGGCTGTCAGATGGCTAATATAGTTGAACACGGCGTAACACCGGTTTTGCCGCCGAAAGAACTTGCATCAATGGGCTACCGCATTGCAGCTTATCCCTTAACACTGCTTTCTGCTGCAACTTATGCCATGAAAAAGGCCCTTGATTGCCTTAAAAAAGGTGAGATTCCTGAGGAGATACTGGAGTTTACAGAACTCCAGTCCATAGTTGGATTTCCCGAATATGACAAAACACTGAAACGGCTTTCTTAGAATAAACATTCATTAAAGGAGATAGTTATGGCAACCGAGAAAATGGCACGGTATCAAAGCCCTTGTGCCAAATATATTTACGATCCTGAAGCCGGAGACTACGAGCGCAATATCCCACCGGGAACATCTTTTGAAGACTTGCCCGATGATTGGTGCTGTCCCAAATGCGGCGCAGAAAAAGAATTTTTTGAAGAAGTGGATGGCTAATGCATAATACTGTTTTTTATATTTTTATCGCAATTATCCTTTTTGATTTTGTTCTGGAAAGAACGATTGATTATCTGAATTCAAAAACCTGGTCAGATAAACTGCCTGAAGAAGTTCGTGATGTTTATGATTCGGAAAAATACAAAAAATCTCAGGAATATAAAAAAGTAAATGACAAATTTTCTATTCTTACAAGTAGCTTCAACCTTGTTTTGATTTTGCTGATGCTGTTTTTGGGCGGTTTTGCTTTTGTTGATTCGATGTCGCAAAGCCTTGTTCAAAGTTCTGTTGCAATTACTTTGGTGTTTTTTGCAATACTCATGTTTTGCTCTGATATTATCAACACACCGTTTGCAGTATATGATACTTTTGTTATAGAAGAAAAATTCGGGTTTAACAAAACCACTCCTAAAATATTTATTTTAGATAAGCTTAAAGGCTGGCTACTTTCGGCAATCATAGGGGGAGGACTTCTTGCCCTGTTTGTAGTATTTTATCAGGCGGCCGGGAAAAATTTCTGGATTTACGCATGGATACTATCAAGCGCTTTCATGATTTTTATGGCCATGTTTTATTCAACACTTATCGTGCCATTGTTTAATAAACAGACACCTCTTCAAGATGGTGAATTGAAAAATGCAATTGAAGAATTTGCGAAAAAAGCAGGTTTTAAGCTTGATAATGTCTTTGTTATAGACGGCTCCAAACGGTCATCAAAGGCAAATGCATATTTTAGCGGACTTGGGGCAAAAAAGAGAATAGTATTGTTTGATACTTTAATCAATGATTTGACTACCGAAGAAATAGTTGCAGTACTTGCTCATGAAATAGGCCATTACAAAAAGAAACATACCTTGACCGCCATGGGTATTTCTGTAATCCAGACAGGTCTTACGCTTTTTATTCTATCGCTTTTTATCGGCAGTCCAGCACTGTCACAGGCATTAGGCTCTCAAAAAGCAAGTTTTCATATGGGGCTTATAGGCTTTGGCTTGTTGTACAGCCCGATTTCAGCTATCATCGGTTTGCTTATGAATGCATTTTCAAGAAGAAACGAATATGAAGCAGATAATTATGCGAAAAGCTTTAATATGGGTGAAGAGCTTATAGAATCGCTAAAAAAACTCAGCCGAAATAACCTGTCAAACCTGACTCCGCATCCGGCATATGTATTTTTCCACTACTCACATCCGACATTATTACAACGTATCCGGGCTATCAGAAAACACTAATCATTGGAGCCACTTTCAAAACGTTTCAGTTTGGTCAAGCTCAAGGCGGGAGAAAATTTCAACCACAGGAATACATTAAGTATTTCGAGGATTGAAATTTGAGCCTAACGCAGAGATCGGCCAAAATGGGGCGTTTTGAAACTGGCTCAATTGTTATATTCCATTTTTTCCCTTGCTGCTGTTTTATAGTTTTCCATATTTAACGGGTCAATACTCATAGTATTGTAGGAATTATTTTCCTATTACCTGTTTTTTTATCGAATTAGCATACAAGCCTCTCAAAGCAAATTGATTTATAACAAATTGATATTAATGCTTTAATCTGACCATATATTTTCTTAAAAGCATTCAATCCACTTTCGGCACGTCTTTTGCTTAACTTGGCGTTATATTATAAATTGCTGTTGCGGTTCATCTTCTACCCCAAAGAGAAGGAGTCATATAGCTATGAATACAGTAAGTGGTATATGCCAGTCTCAATTTTACGCGGTGAAAAGTTACGGGTCGGCTGCGCGTGCAAAGACATCAGTTGTACCGGTTGGAGAGGTGCCGACTACAGGTGATGCTGTTGAGATTTCAACTAAAGCTCAAAAAGCCCAGACATTGGACGCAGCCTTGCAGCGGTCGGAAGAGCTTATGAGCGTTCGCGGTCTTGATGACAAAGAGATAGCTTCCTTTCGTGAGATCCTGTCATCTTATGAATCGTCCGGGATGAATGCAGCCGAGTTTCTTAAGTCGCTGTCAGGCGAGGAACGTAATTTGGTCAAGCGGGCTAACAGCTATGGCAGTAATCTAACGGATAATGTAATAGGTAGCTTTTCGGAGGAAGGTGCCATTAACATGTTGCGAGAGCAGGATTATCGTTTTGCCGTTGATTTGAACGGGGACGATATCGTAGAGCATGGTGCCGGCAGAACCTTTGTT belongs to Pseudomonadota bacterium and includes:
- a CDS encoding HAMP domain-containing histidine kinase; protein product: MRSTILVRIVIGYLAIFIPVVAVSAYAFSQLSLFRKVISDILLIDNRMREIEQGLAESILAQTRYEKKYIITGDKELHKQYMIAEKDINIRINEAISIADTPRKRKTLTRVKDYYKHYHSIFNEEVEFIKTPQAYLQDDFREKKEKVVDKILGELKNLKLFSEQDTYEKIKHLRESGEKANRISMVAGACFIFSGVIIAIFITRSITRPLNFMRKKTRQVAKGDFDVSLDLSSPPEIGELAQDFNLMCNKLKQMDKMKSDFFSLMAHELRTPLASIKEGTNLLMEGIGDDNKETGKEVLTIIAEESNRLTDLVNSLLDLKKMEEGMITLNLEKSDIHALINKVVSGIAPLAMTKSVNIKVDIRQGLPYLKVDEERILQVLRNLIGNAVKFTPGGGHVAISTQLTESGVSVSVADTGPGIPKEDLNVIFDKFQQVTMTGFNEIKGTGLGLAIVKHTINAHGGKVWAESETGQGSTFIFLLPA
- a CDS encoding rubredoxin, producing the protein MARYQSPCAKYIYDPEAGDYERNIPPGTSFEDLPDDWCCPKCGAEKEFFEEVDG
- a CDS encoding isocitrate lyase/PEP mutase family protein — its product is MSRQAKAVKQLRELLNSDKFIIMPCCYDGLSAKLTGQSGFEVTFMSGFGVSAARLGLPDTGLISYAEMADQAQNVCNATDIPVICDGDTGYGNPVNIKRTVHGYIRAGAAGIMIEDQVSPKRCGHTRGKAVVDRDTAFNRIKAATEARNEARQNNEDIVLMARTDALATLGLDEALFRAETFINLGADIIFVEAPRNKKEMKIIAKLGGCQMANIVEHGVTPVLPPKELASMGYRIAAYPLTLLSAATYAMKKALDCLKKGEIPEEILEFTELQSIVGFPEYDKTLKRLS
- a CDS encoding sigma-54 dependent transcriptional regulator, which translates into the protein MTGKSSVKILAVDDDANFLKLIRIRLELAGYEVVTAQNEDDALAKVKEMSFAISIVDLKLVHSDGISLMEEMHSINPYMPIIILTAHGSIESAVEATKKGAFNFLNKPFHPGELLLQIEKAIENQRLVSEVRWLEGLLKERYDFKNIITRSDKMLKILDLVSRIAKTDSTIHISGESGTGKELVAKAIHLASDRRDKLFVTINCAAIPETLLESELFGYEKGAFTDAKKSYAGLFVQSHQGTIFLDEIGDMALSIQAKLLRVLQEKKFYPLGSERPVKVDARVIVATNKDLETEIKNGSFREDLFYRIHVVPIELPPLRKRKEDIPLLTEHFLKEVSGRMKKDIKDISALAMQKLMLHDWPGNVRELENTIEYAVAVSQHSVISEQIILPAKTLPVEPLKPLKEAKNEFERGYLVRLLEFTKGNVSKAAELSGRYRADFYNLIKKHYLKPEQFKTPTKKK
- a CDS encoding M48 family metallopeptidase → MHNTVFYIFIAIILFDFVLERTIDYLNSKTWSDKLPEEVRDVYDSEKYKKSQEYKKVNDKFSILTSSFNLVLILLMLFLGGFAFVDSMSQSLVQSSVAITLVFFAILMFCSDIINTPFAVYDTFVIEEKFGFNKTTPKIFILDKLKGWLLSAIIGGGLLALFVVFYQAAGKNFWIYAWILSSAFMIFMAMFYSTLIVPLFNKQTPLQDGELKNAIEEFAKKAGFKLDNVFVIDGSKRSSKANAYFSGLGAKKRIVLFDTLINDLTTEEIVAVLAHEIGHYKKKHTLTAMGISVIQTGLTLFILSLFIGSPALSQALGSQKASFHMGLIGFGLLYSPISAIIGLLMNAFSRRNEYEADNYAKSFNMGEELIESLKKLSRNNLSNLTPHPAYVFFHYSHPTLLQRIRAIRKH
- a CDS encoding NAD(P)/FAD-dependent oxidoreductase, whose protein sequence is MLKLGEKGAIIQRDNETYAIAAHTPCGIVTPEILRKLADVAEKYKVQAMKITGATRIALVGIREEDIDNVWTDLGLKPGAAVGLCVRSVRTCPGTTFCKVGQQDSLGMGMKLDEIYHGMQLPGKFKMAVSGCNINCAESWVRDVGLFGKAKGWTLVIGGNVGAKPRIAQELLTELSDDEALLAIEKVIKYYSENAKKGERLGKMIERIGFEAVKDALV
- the pal gene encoding peptidoglycan-associated lipoprotein Pal, with product MSKKFVNLFMVFFIMMLFSIFMHACTKNIVTEDKLIEPNIEELSSTDDTSVSAEDEDIRLNAEQEQVKREARLKEDALKAQKEKEEADKIEAMHRKEFEKEDVYFNYDSAVLDESAQNILKNKAVYLEKNSGISVNIEGYCDERGTNEYNLVLGEKRAQSVKNFLIKSGILFSRLKIISYGEEAPLDSGHNEASWAKNRRAHFKINYQTKNIYSQVR